Proteins from one Planctomyces sp. SH-PL62 genomic window:
- the lepB gene encoding signal peptidase I — MGRTAASPPPAPSSKSSGTATDPRSRGAATARSGDGLRETLEALVVAAVAALVVRGFEAQAFVIPTGSMAPTLMGRHKEVVCPQCGFLYSVNASEEVEGSGPLRPVYSGVCVNCRHQATRLDDAPSYKGDRILVSMFPYDLPSLPGASPPERYDVVVFRYPEEPEVSYIKRLVGLPGETIRIHHGDLYIRPPGASDFRLQRKPLEHLKGMQIPVYDDTCQPRIFRERSEWRRWGPEPPTAGWKVGEPGLSFYRCDAATEEWADLRYRHLVPEPEQWEALLNDRTPSRGPRPTLITDFYSYNTNLPAENSDLNGSRGDTRNAWLQPHWVGDLTLAADLDVQSDRGEIRMELVKGGVRHFAEIDVATGKTRFLRGEEILAEFDGPVVGPGKRRLEFGNVDDRLTLLVDGEPIGGEGVEFDLGDAVPEPTAADLSPAAVSARGAIVSASDLVLKRDIYYTQTPGYTDYGPVWEDREPRRPSELFDFLSNPARFPNLARVRSEEYELGDDRFMMMGDNSPRSKDSRGWDSFDRAWDTVDRQSWEVPRSLVTGKAFFVYWPHGVPFGPDFRLSRDFRVPFRPYFERMRWIR; from the coding sequence GGTCGCCGCCCTGGTCGTCCGCGGGTTCGAGGCCCAGGCGTTCGTCATCCCGACCGGGTCGATGGCGCCGACCCTGATGGGGCGGCACAAGGAGGTCGTCTGCCCCCAGTGCGGGTTCCTCTACTCCGTCAACGCCTCCGAGGAGGTCGAGGGGAGCGGGCCCCTCCGCCCGGTCTATTCCGGCGTCTGCGTGAACTGCCGCCATCAGGCCACCCGGCTCGACGACGCCCCCAGCTACAAGGGAGACCGCATCCTGGTCTCCATGTTCCCCTACGACCTCCCCTCGCTCCCCGGGGCCTCCCCCCCGGAGCGCTACGACGTGGTCGTGTTCCGGTATCCCGAGGAGCCCGAAGTCAGCTACATCAAGCGACTCGTCGGCCTCCCCGGCGAGACCATCCGGATCCACCACGGGGATCTCTACATCAGGCCCCCGGGGGCCTCCGACTTCCGGCTCCAGCGCAAGCCCCTGGAGCACCTGAAGGGGATGCAGATCCCGGTCTACGACGACACCTGCCAGCCCCGGATCTTCCGAGAACGGTCCGAATGGCGACGATGGGGCCCTGAGCCCCCGACGGCCGGCTGGAAGGTCGGCGAACCGGGCCTGAGCTTCTACCGCTGCGACGCCGCGACCGAGGAGTGGGCCGACCTCCGCTATCGGCACCTCGTCCCCGAGCCCGAGCAGTGGGAGGCCCTCCTGAACGACCGGACGCCCTCGCGAGGCCCCCGGCCCACCCTGATCACCGACTTCTACTCGTACAACACGAACCTCCCGGCCGAGAACTCCGACCTCAACGGGTCGAGGGGGGACACCCGCAACGCCTGGCTCCAGCCCCACTGGGTCGGCGACCTGACCCTCGCGGCCGACCTGGACGTCCAGTCCGATCGGGGCGAGATCCGCATGGAGCTGGTGAAGGGTGGCGTCCGCCACTTCGCCGAGATCGACGTCGCCACCGGCAAGACGAGGTTCCTCCGGGGCGAGGAGATCCTGGCCGAGTTCGACGGCCCGGTCGTCGGCCCGGGCAAGCGTCGGCTGGAGTTCGGGAACGTCGACGACCGCCTCACCCTGCTGGTCGACGGCGAACCGATCGGCGGCGAAGGGGTGGAGTTCGACCTCGGCGACGCGGTCCCGGAGCCCACCGCGGCCGACCTCTCGCCCGCCGCCGTCTCCGCCCGAGGGGCGATCGTTTCCGCGAGCGACCTTGTCCTGAAACGGGATATCTACTATACCCAGACGCCGGGCTACACCGATTACGGCCCGGTCTGGGAGGATCGGGAACCGAGACGGCCGTCCGAGCTGTTCGATTTCCTCTCCAACCCCGCCCGGTTCCCCAACCTCGCGCGGGTCCGCAGCGAGGAGTACGAGCTGGGCGACGATCGGTTCATGATGATGGGCGACAACAGCCCTCGGAGCAAGGACAGCCGAGGCTGGGATTCGTTCGATCGAGCCTGGGACACCGTCGACCGCCAGTCCTGGGAAGTCCCCCGGAGCCTGGTGACCGGCAAGGCCTTCTTCGTCTACTGGCCCCACGGCGTCCCGTTCGGTCCCGACTTCCGGCTCAGCCGGGACTTCCGCGTCCCGTTCCGCCCCTACTTCGAGCGGATGCGGTGGATCCGCTGA
- the chrA gene encoding chromate efflux transporter gives MEQGRASQDAGRAPELAGEAASLGEIALVFLRLGATSFGGPAAHIALMEHEVVRRRGWLSPAEFLDLLGATNLIPGPNSTEMAIHVGWHRARWAGLLVAGACFIAPAALIVLGLAWAYVRFGHRPEAAGLLYGVKPVIIAVVVQALWRLGRNALKSRTLMVVAALCVTINALGVDELVVLLGAGLLVVALRRSASVGRGVADSGGMAVAPLALVQLGAAAGATAPFGLLPLFLFFLKVGSVLFGSGYVLLAFLRADLVDRWGWLTEAQLLDAVAVGQFTPGPVFTTATFVGFLLGGLPGAGLATLGIFLPAFLFVAISGPLVPRIRRSPAAGAFLDGVNAASLALMAVVTWRLGEAALVDPTTIALAFLSGAVLLRTPINSAWLVVAGGVIGILASASGLR, from the coding sequence ATGGAACAGGGGCGGGCGAGCCAGGACGCCGGGAGGGCCCCGGAGCTTGCGGGGGAGGCGGCCTCGCTCGGCGAGATCGCCCTGGTGTTCCTCCGCCTGGGGGCGACCTCCTTCGGCGGCCCGGCGGCCCACATCGCCCTGATGGAGCACGAGGTCGTCCGCCGCAGGGGCTGGCTCTCTCCGGCCGAGTTCCTCGACCTGTTGGGGGCGACGAACCTGATCCCCGGGCCCAACTCGACCGAGATGGCCATCCACGTCGGCTGGCACCGGGCGCGCTGGGCCGGGCTACTGGTGGCCGGGGCCTGCTTCATCGCCCCGGCGGCCCTGATCGTCCTGGGCCTCGCCTGGGCCTACGTCCGGTTCGGCCACCGGCCCGAGGCCGCCGGCCTGCTCTACGGCGTCAAGCCGGTGATCATCGCCGTGGTCGTGCAGGCCCTCTGGCGGCTCGGGCGGAACGCCCTGAAGTCGAGGACGCTGATGGTCGTCGCCGCCCTGTGCGTGACCATCAACGCCCTGGGCGTGGATGAACTGGTCGTCCTCCTCGGTGCGGGCCTCCTCGTCGTCGCGCTCCGACGATCCGCCTCGGTGGGGAGGGGGGTGGCTGATTCCGGGGGGATGGCCGTCGCCCCACTCGCCCTGGTCCAGCTCGGCGCGGCGGCGGGGGCGACGGCACCGTTCGGCCTGCTGCCGCTGTTCCTGTTCTTTCTCAAGGTCGGCTCGGTCCTCTTCGGCAGCGGCTATGTCCTGCTGGCCTTCCTGCGCGCCGACCTCGTCGACCGGTGGGGCTGGCTGACCGAGGCTCAGTTGCTCGACGCCGTCGCCGTGGGCCAGTTCACGCCGGGTCCGGTCTTCACGACCGCCACCTTCGTCGGCTTTCTCCTGGGCGGCCTGCCGGGTGCGGGACTGGCGACGCTGGGGATCTTCCTGCCCGCTTTCCTGTTCGTGGCGATCAGCGGCCCGCTGGTGCCCCGCATCCGCCGATCGCCGGCGGCCGGGGCGTTCCTCGACGGGGTGAACGCCGCCTCGCTGGCGTTGATGGCCGTCGTCACCTGGCGGCTTGGCGAGGCCGCCCTGGTGGACCCGACGACGATCGCCCTGGCCTTCTTGAGCGGGGCCGTGCTGCTGCGGACCCCGATCAACTCGGCCTGGCTGGTCGTCGCCGGCGGGGTGATCGGGATACTCGCCTCGGCGTCCGGCCTGCGGTGA
- the leuS gene encoding leucine--tRNA ligase, with protein sequence MPAYHPQRIEPKWQAYWEQHQTFATPDLDRERPKLYILDMFPYPSGAGLHVGHPEGYTATDIVCRFKRMRGFNVLHPMGWDAFGLPAEQYAVQTNTHPRITTQANVDNFRRQIKSLGFSYDWSREIDTTAPDYYKWTQWIFLKIHDTWYDPHFEWTDAQGRPRKGKGRPIADLPIPEGADPVAYRDSKRLAYRAEVPVNWCSALGTVLANEEVIDGKSERGGHPVTRMPLTQWMLRITAYGDRLVDDLDIVDWPKPVKDMQRKWVGRSEGAEVDFPIVLGDGPKARPAGPFPESPADDVIRVYTTRPDTLFGATYMVLAPEHPLVDRLTKPDRREAVAKYREQATRKSDLDRTDLAKTKTGVFTGGHAVNPVAGTTIPIWIADYVLMGYGTGAIMAVPGHDERDFEFAQTFGLPITAVVEPPAAWLAAHAGPTLQEASADPAALRDAYKADPGAFLDVFHDEGVAIQSRNESFALDGLPTAEAKPAITAWLAENGLGKKAVNYKLRDWLFSRQRYWGEPFPVVLDSSDRVVPVGEDELPVLLPDLDDFKPTGKPEPPLSKAVDWVRYSDQYRRETNTMPQWAGSCWYYLRYIDPKNTERAWDPEKEKYWLPVDLYVGGAEHAVLHLLYSRFWHKLLYDRGLVSTAEPFQRLINQGMILGETEYHAYRDASGAWVSSQQVAHTDDGVFRKGDASSPLEFVKLDDDQVVKKGEGFVLKDAPDVRVDARAHKMSKSRGNVINPDVVVSEYGADSLRLYEMFMGPLEAVKPWSMKGVEGVYRFLGRAWRMIVDAEAEEVRADARVKDVEPTPEQAKLIARTVAAVGDDYEALRFNTAVSRLMEFVNAFTGAEVRPKSAMETFTLLLAPMAPHAAEELWEILGHDRTLAYEPWPTFDPALLKEDEIEIPVQILGKLRSKILVPAEADAQAIEAVARADEKIAALLAGKTVRKVVVVPGKLINFVAN encoded by the coding sequence ATGCCCGCGTACCATCCTCAGCGGATCGAGCCCAAGTGGCAGGCCTACTGGGAGCAGCACCAGACGTTCGCGACCCCCGACCTCGATCGCGAGCGGCCCAAGCTCTACATCCTGGACATGTTCCCCTACCCCAGCGGCGCGGGGCTGCACGTCGGCCATCCCGAGGGCTACACCGCCACCGACATCGTCTGCCGCTTCAAGCGGATGCGGGGGTTCAACGTCCTGCACCCGATGGGCTGGGACGCCTTCGGCCTGCCGGCCGAGCAGTACGCCGTCCAGACCAACACCCACCCCCGGATCACCACCCAGGCCAACGTCGACAACTTTCGCCGCCAGATCAAGTCGCTGGGCTTCTCCTACGACTGGTCCCGCGAGATCGACACCACGGCGCCCGACTACTACAAGTGGACGCAGTGGATCTTCCTCAAGATCCACGACACCTGGTACGACCCCCACTTCGAATGGACCGACGCCCAGGGCCGCCCCCGCAAGGGCAAGGGCCGCCCCATCGCCGACCTCCCCATCCCCGAAGGGGCCGACCCGGTCGCGTATCGCGACTCGAAGCGCCTCGCCTATCGCGCCGAGGTCCCCGTCAACTGGTGCTCGGCGCTGGGCACGGTGCTGGCGAACGAGGAGGTCATCGACGGCAAGAGCGAGCGTGGGGGCCATCCCGTGACCCGCATGCCGCTCACCCAGTGGATGCTCCGGATCACCGCCTACGGCGACCGCCTCGTCGACGACCTCGACATCGTCGACTGGCCGAAGCCGGTCAAGGACATGCAGCGCAAGTGGGTCGGCCGGAGCGAGGGCGCCGAGGTCGACTTCCCGATCGTGCTCGGCGACGGGCCGAAAGCCCGCCCCGCCGGCCCCTTCCCCGAATCGCCCGCCGACGACGTGATCCGGGTCTACACGACGCGCCCGGACACCCTCTTCGGCGCGACCTACATGGTCCTCGCCCCCGAGCACCCGCTCGTCGACCGCCTGACCAAGCCCGACCGCCGCGAGGCCGTCGCGAAGTACCGCGAGCAGGCCACCCGCAAGAGCGACCTGGACCGGACCGACCTGGCCAAGACCAAGACCGGCGTCTTCACCGGCGGTCATGCGGTGAACCCCGTGGCCGGGACGACGATCCCGATCTGGATCGCCGACTACGTGCTCATGGGCTACGGCACCGGCGCGATCATGGCCGTCCCGGGCCACGACGAGCGCGACTTCGAGTTCGCGCAGACCTTCGGCCTTCCCATCACGGCCGTCGTCGAACCCCCGGCGGCCTGGCTCGCCGCCCACGCCGGGCCGACGCTCCAGGAAGCGTCCGCCGACCCGGCCGCGCTCCGGGACGCCTACAAGGCCGACCCGGGCGCGTTCCTCGACGTCTTTCACGACGAAGGGGTCGCGATCCAGTCGCGGAACGAGTCGTTCGCGCTCGACGGCCTCCCCACGGCCGAGGCCAAGCCGGCGATCACCGCCTGGCTCGCCGAGAACGGGCTCGGGAAAAAAGCCGTCAACTACAAGCTCCGCGACTGGCTCTTCTCACGCCAGCGCTACTGGGGAGAGCCCTTCCCGGTCGTGCTCGATTCGTCCGATCGGGTGGTCCCCGTGGGCGAGGACGAACTGCCGGTCCTCCTCCCCGACCTCGACGACTTCAAGCCGACCGGCAAGCCCGAGCCGCCGCTGAGCAAGGCCGTGGACTGGGTCCGCTATTCGGACCAGTACCGTCGCGAGACCAACACGATGCCCCAGTGGGCCGGATCCTGCTGGTACTACCTCCGCTACATCGACCCCAAGAACACCGAACGCGCCTGGGACCCCGAGAAGGAGAAGTACTGGCTCCCGGTCGACCTCTACGTCGGCGGGGCCGAGCACGCGGTGCTCCACCTCCTCTACAGCCGGTTCTGGCACAAGCTGCTCTACGACCGCGGGCTCGTCAGCACGGCGGAGCCGTTCCAGCGGCTGATCAACCAGGGGATGATCCTGGGCGAGACCGAGTATCACGCCTATCGCGACGCCTCCGGCGCCTGGGTCTCGTCCCAGCAGGTCGCGCACACGGACGACGGCGTCTTCCGCAAGGGGGACGCCTCCAGCCCCCTGGAGTTCGTGAAGCTCGACGACGACCAGGTGGTCAAGAAGGGGGAGGGGTTCGTCCTCAAGGACGCGCCCGACGTCCGGGTCGACGCCCGCGCCCACAAGATGTCCAAGAGCCGGGGGAACGTGATCAACCCGGACGTCGTCGTCTCCGAATACGGCGCGGACAGCCTGCGGCTCTACGAAATGTTCATGGGTCCGCTCGAAGCGGTGAAGCCCTGGAGCATGAAGGGGGTCGAGGGGGTCTATCGGTTCCTGGGCCGGGCCTGGCGGATGATCGTCGACGCCGAGGCCGAGGAGGTCCGCGCCGACGCCCGCGTGAAGGACGTCGAGCCGACGCCCGAGCAGGCCAAGCTGATCGCCCGGACCGTGGCCGCCGTGGGGGACGACTACGAGGCGTTGCGGTTCAACACGGCCGTCAGCCGGCTGATGGAGTTCGTCAACGCCTTCACCGGCGCGGAGGTCCGGCCGAAGTCGGCCATGGAGACCTTCACCCTGCTGCTCGCGCCGATGGCCCCCCACGCCGCCGAGGAGCTTTGGGAAATCCTCGGCCATGACCGGACGCTCGCCTACGAACCCTGGCCGACCTTCGATCCCGCCTTGCTCAAGGAAGACGAGATCGAGATCCCCGTCCAGATCCTGGGCAAGCTGCGCAGCAAGATCCTGGTCCCGGCCGAGGCCGACGCCCAGGCCATCGAGGCGGTCGCGCGGGCCGACGAGAAGATCGCGGCCCTGCTGGCCGGCAAGACCGTCCGCAAGGTCGTCGTCGTGCCGGGCAAGCTGATCAACTTCGTGGCGAATTAG
- a CDS encoding peptidoglycan recognition family protein: MAMRESAPFVVRAQKAWIAAAVVGALLTAGCKHQRSVLRPVMPAPRGMISTPGCTNCGTSGATVVTEPGSAVIRDGGPAGLSSEPVIREPGGALDSSVPRLESPSSMIESTPSTRRSPSREVPPTATPDEPGLELAPASTSRSRSLRPPIESKSSGKAPELSAPAPAAAGSTGMNVGRDSLRTTSNTGVVRRASAQDPLQAFFAPDAADDLHFPSKADRPWKYIVVHHSATEAGSYGEIDSEHRKLLGFDGCGYHFVIGNGTGSGDGQIEVAQRWVNQKHGVHCRNARRADIDEYGIGVCLIGDFEKAPPTARQMAALKALTAYLSERYRIDQDRVESHSHVAATPTVCPGKHFPSDGLDVPARRTEAQADATRTRTPNITNSRPVPTAWRLREVGPAPAPVDEAPVR, from the coding sequence ATGGCCATGAGAGAATCGGCCCCGTTCGTTGTGCGCGCCCAGAAGGCGTGGATCGCGGCGGCCGTCGTCGGCGCCCTGCTGACGGCCGGCTGCAAACATCAGCGCTCCGTGCTGCGGCCGGTGATGCCCGCGCCCCGCGGCATGATCTCGACCCCCGGCTGCACCAATTGCGGCACCAGCGGCGCGACGGTCGTGACCGAGCCGGGCTCGGCCGTGATCCGCGACGGCGGCCCCGCCGGGCTGTCGAGCGAGCCCGTCATCCGCGAGCCGGGCGGTGCGCTCGATTCGAGCGTGCCGAGGCTGGAATCCCCCTCGTCGATGATCGAGTCGACGCCGAGCACGCGACGCTCTCCGTCCCGCGAGGTCCCGCCGACGGCGACTCCCGACGAGCCGGGCCTGGAACTGGCGCCCGCCTCGACGAGCCGTTCGCGGAGCCTGCGTCCGCCGATCGAATCCAAGTCCTCGGGCAAGGCCCCCGAGCTTTCGGCGCCCGCGCCGGCGGCGGCGGGCTCGACCGGGATGAACGTGGGCCGAGACAGCCTCCGCACCACCTCGAACACGGGCGTCGTCCGTCGAGCGAGCGCCCAGGACCCGTTGCAGGCGTTCTTCGCCCCGGACGCGGCCGACGACCTCCACTTCCCCAGCAAGGCCGATCGGCCCTGGAAGTACATCGTCGTCCATCACAGCGCGACGGAGGCCGGCTCGTACGGCGAGATCGACTCCGAGCATCGCAAGCTGCTGGGCTTCGACGGCTGCGGCTACCACTTCGTGATCGGCAACGGCACCGGCAGCGGCGACGGCCAGATCGAGGTCGCCCAGCGCTGGGTCAACCAGAAGCACGGCGTCCACTGCCGCAACGCCCGACGGGCCGACATCGACGAGTACGGCATCGGCGTCTGCCTGATCGGCGATTTCGAAAAGGCCCCGCCGACCGCACGCCAGATGGCCGCGCTGAAGGCGCTGACCGCCTACCTCAGCGAGCGTTACCGGATCGATCAGGACCGCGTGGAGTCGCATTCGCACGTCGCCGCGACCCCGACCGTCTGCCCCGGCAAGCACTTCCCGAGCGACGGCCTGGACGTGCCGGCCCGTCGGACCGAGGCCCAGGCCGACGCGACGCGGACCCGGACCCCGAACATCACCAACAGCCGCCCCGTGCCGACCGCCTGGCGGCTCCGCGAAGTCGGCCCCGCCCCGGCCCCGGTGGACGAGGCCCCGGTCCGCTGA
- a CDS encoding NUDIX domain-containing protein, with product MSRSPDPDPPTPPRPDAATPENPWRTLGSRPVYENPWIRVREDHVVRPDGAPGIYGVVEFKNRAVGVLPVEDDGSVWLVGQHRYPLDAYSWEIPEGGCPISESPEATAIRELKEETGLSCRSLELVATSHLSNSVSDEIAYIFRATGLTPGESEPEGTERLEVCRVPWDEAWRMLRRGEITDSMSVIAILHEATRRLGGRD from the coding sequence GTGAGCCGGTCCCCCGATCCCGATCCTCCGACCCCCCCACGGCCGGACGCGGCCACGCCCGAGAATCCCTGGCGGACCCTCGGCTCGCGTCCGGTCTACGAGAACCCCTGGATCCGCGTCCGCGAGGATCATGTCGTCCGTCCCGACGGCGCGCCGGGGATCTACGGCGTCGTCGAGTTCAAGAACCGGGCCGTCGGCGTCCTCCCCGTCGAGGACGACGGCTCGGTCTGGCTCGTCGGCCAGCACCGCTACCCGCTGGACGCCTACTCCTGGGAGATCCCCGAGGGAGGCTGTCCGATTTCCGAATCCCCCGAGGCCACGGCCATTCGGGAATTGAAGGAGGAGACCGGCCTCTCCTGCCGCTCCCTCGAACTCGTCGCCACGAGCCACCTCTCCAACTCGGTCAGCGACGAGATCGCCTACATCTTCCGCGCGACCGGCCTCACCCCCGGCGAGAGCGAGCCGGAAGGGACCGAACGCCTGGAAGTCTGCCGGGTCCCCTGGGACGAGGCCTGGCGAATGCTCCGGCGCGGCGAGATCACCGACTCGATGTCGGTCATCGCGATCCTGCACGAGGCGACGCGACGCCTCGGCGGCCGGGACTGA
- the sucD gene encoding succinate--CoA ligase subunit alpha, producing the protein MSILVGKDTRLICQGITGKSGAFHSEQCKAYGTNLVGGVTPGRGGEKAVGVPVFDSCEEAVKATGANATMIFVPAPGAADAVMEAADAGIAVIIAITEGTPVLDMARAVAYLKAYHPEVRLIGPNCPGVITPGACKIGIMPGYIHKPGRVGLVSRSGTLTYEGVWQLTNLGIGQSTCVGIGGDPVNGTSFVDVLEMFENDPDTDAVLMMGEIGGNAEEQAAEFKASGKFTKPMAAFIAGQTAPPGKRMGHAGAIISGGSGKASDKIAALEAAGIRVAKSPADMGLALKEAIGA; encoded by the coding sequence ATGAGCATCCTGGTCGGTAAAGACACGCGACTCATTTGCCAGGGGATCACCGGCAAGTCGGGCGCGTTCCACTCGGAGCAGTGCAAGGCCTACGGCACCAACCTCGTCGGCGGCGTGACCCCCGGCCGCGGCGGCGAGAAGGCCGTCGGCGTCCCGGTCTTCGACAGCTGCGAGGAGGCCGTCAAGGCCACCGGCGCCAACGCCACCATGATCTTCGTCCCCGCCCCCGGCGCGGCCGACGCCGTCATGGAAGCGGCCGACGCCGGCATCGCCGTGATCATCGCCATCACCGAGGGGACCCCCGTCCTCGACATGGCCCGCGCCGTGGCCTACCTGAAGGCGTACCATCCCGAGGTCCGCCTGATCGGCCCCAACTGCCCCGGCGTCATCACCCCCGGCGCCTGCAAGATCGGCATCATGCCGGGCTATATCCACAAGCCGGGCCGCGTCGGCCTCGTCAGCCGGTCGGGCACCCTGACCTATGAGGGCGTCTGGCAGCTCACCAACCTGGGCATCGGCCAGAGCACCTGCGTGGGCATCGGCGGCGATCCCGTCAACGGCACGAGCTTCGTCGACGTGCTCGAGATGTTCGAGAACGACCCCGACACCGACGCCGTCCTGATGATGGGCGAGATCGGCGGCAACGCCGAGGAGCAGGCCGCCGAGTTCAAGGCGTCCGGCAAGTTCACCAAGCCGATGGCCGCCTTCATCGCCGGCCAGACCGCCCCTCCGGGCAAGCGCATGGGACACGCCGGCGCGATCATCTCCGGCGGCTCCGGCAAGGCGTCCGACAAGATCGCCGCCCTGGAAGCCGCGGGCATCCGGGTCGCCAAGAGCCCGGCCGACATGGGCCTGGCCCTCAAGGAAGCGATCGGCGCGTGA
- the sucC gene encoding ADP-forming succinate--CoA ligase subunit beta: MKVHEYQAKELLGKAGVAVPAGVVVSTPGEAAKAYEALGGGLVVVKAQVHAGGRGKGVAVGPEVDRADALAIASGEKPRPEGMAKGVQLVKSAADAEKAAASMLGKTLVTYQTGAEGQVVKKVLVTVGHDIVRELYLGIAIDRGLQRPVVMASTEGGVEIEKVAEETPEKITREPVDVGLGLADFQARRICKGLGLTGATAKKGVVFLKNFVKFFLDSDASLAEINPLIVTDKGDVLALDCKLNFDDNAMFRHKDLASLVDEDEEDPYELRAARSGLSYVSLDGDIACLVNGAGLAMSTMDLIKYHGGEPANFLDVGGGADKDQVLEAFRILLDSPRVNAVLVNIFGGIMQCDIIARALLAAYDEIDFRVPLVVRLEGTNSELGKQLLEQSGRKITTADGLTDAAQKVVAAAKRHSA, translated from the coding sequence ATGAAGGTTCATGAGTATCAGGCCAAGGAACTTCTAGGCAAGGCCGGCGTCGCGGTCCCCGCCGGCGTCGTGGTCTCGACGCCCGGCGAAGCCGCCAAGGCGTACGAGGCGCTGGGAGGCGGCCTGGTGGTCGTCAAGGCCCAGGTCCACGCCGGCGGCCGAGGCAAGGGCGTCGCCGTCGGCCCCGAGGTCGACCGCGCCGATGCCCTGGCCATCGCCAGCGGAGAGAAGCCCCGCCCCGAAGGCATGGCGAAGGGCGTCCAGCTCGTGAAGTCGGCCGCCGACGCCGAGAAGGCCGCCGCCAGCATGCTCGGCAAGACGCTGGTCACCTACCAGACCGGCGCCGAGGGCCAGGTCGTCAAGAAGGTGCTCGTCACCGTCGGCCACGACATCGTCCGCGAGCTTTACCTCGGCATCGCGATCGACCGCGGCCTCCAGCGGCCCGTGGTCATGGCCTCCACCGAGGGGGGCGTCGAGATCGAAAAGGTCGCCGAGGAGACCCCCGAGAAGATCACCCGCGAGCCGGTCGACGTCGGCCTGGGCCTCGCCGACTTCCAGGCCCGTCGCATCTGCAAGGGGCTCGGCCTCACCGGCGCCACGGCCAAGAAGGGCGTCGTCTTCCTCAAGAACTTCGTCAAGTTCTTCCTCGATTCCGACGCCTCGCTCGCCGAGATCAACCCCCTGATCGTCACCGACAAGGGGGACGTCCTGGCGCTCGACTGCAAGCTCAACTTCGACGACAACGCCATGTTCCGCCACAAGGACCTGGCCTCCCTCGTCGACGAGGACGAGGAAGATCCGTACGAGCTGCGGGCCGCGCGTTCGGGCCTGTCGTACGTCAGCCTCGACGGCGACATCGCCTGCCTGGTCAACGGCGCCGGCCTGGCCATGAGCACGATGGACCTCATCAAGTACCACGGCGGCGAGCCGGCCAACTTCCTCGATGTCGGCGGCGGCGCCGACAAGGACCAGGTGCTCGAAGCCTTCCGCATCCTCCTCGATTCGCCCCGCGTCAACGCCGTCCTCGTCAACATCTTCGGCGGCATCATGCAGTGCGACATCATCGCCCGCGCCCTGCTCGCCGCCTACGACGAGATCGACTTCCGCGTGCCGCTGGTCGTCCGCCTGGAAGGGACCAACTCCGAGCTGGGCAAGCAGCTCCTGGAGCAGAGCGGACGCAAGATCACCACCGCCGACGGCCTGACCGACGCCGCCCAGAAGGTCGTCGCCGCCGCCAAGCGACATTCGGCCTGA
- a CDS encoding NYN domain-containing protein — MRWLIDGYNLMHAAGVVDSKMGRHRFRDARRRFLDRLARSMGDHAFETTVVFDANQPPADFPIESNYRGITVVFAVADASADDRIERILARHSTPKTLTVVSNDREVRKSATSRKAQAIKADDFLDRMSTIAYENRPAAPSGPDPEAVRRAPVLDDAERAYWQEVFGAIDLDPPARERPWSAAKPGKTAPKPAPPAPDHRRVARPVDLDVRDVPSLRAAMLTDADIAAIQREIDREG; from the coding sequence ATGCGCTGGCTGATCGACGGCTACAACCTGATGCACGCCGCCGGGGTCGTCGACTCCAAGATGGGCCGGCACCGCTTCCGCGATGCGCGGCGACGCTTCCTCGACCGCCTGGCCCGCTCGATGGGCGACCACGCGTTCGAGACCACGGTCGTCTTCGACGCCAACCAGCCGCCGGCCGATTTCCCGATCGAGTCCAACTACCGGGGGATCACCGTGGTCTTCGCGGTCGCCGACGCCAGCGCCGACGACCGGATCGAACGCATCCTCGCCCGCCACTCGACCCCCAAGACCCTCACCGTCGTCTCCAACGACCGCGAGGTCCGCAAGTCCGCCACCAGCCGCAAGGCCCAGGCGATCAAGGCCGACGACTTCCTGGACCGGATGTCGACGATCGCCTACGAGAATCGTCCCGCCGCGCCCTCCGGACCCGACCCGGAGGCCGTCCGCCGCGCGCCGGTGCTCGACGACGCCGAGCGCGCCTACTGGCAAGAGGTCTTCGGCGCGATCGACCTCGATCCTCCCGCCCGCGAGCGGCCCTGGTCGGCCGCGAAGCCCGGCAAAACCGCCCCCAAGCCCGCCCCCCCCGCGCCCGACCACCGTCGCGTCGCCAGGCCCGTCGACCTGGACGTGCGCGACGTTCCCAGCCTCCGCGCCGCGATGCTCACCGACGCCGACATCGCCGCGATCCAGCGCGAGATCGACCGGGAAGGCTGA